One Saccharopolyspora erythraea NRRL 2338 genomic region harbors:
- a CDS encoding aspartate/glutamate racemase family protein, translating to MRIVIANVNTTEAVTEAVRQQAMKAAGPGTEVVAVTPSFGPESVEGSFESYLAAVAVMDRVAAVREPFDAVVLAGFGEHGKEGLAELFGVPVVDITEAAAHVAGLLGRNYAVVTSLRRTLGQIEDRLRVAGLAERCVSLRATDLPVLELEADPDLAARRIAEQAVQAVDVDRADVICLGCAGMAGLAEHVEEATSVPVVDGVTAAVGLAETLVRLGLRSSPSAYPAPRRKTITGWPVTGSRA from the coding sequence ATGCGCATCGTCATCGCCAACGTCAACACCACCGAAGCCGTCACCGAGGCCGTCCGGCAGCAGGCGATGAAAGCCGCCGGACCCGGCACCGAGGTCGTCGCGGTGACGCCCTCGTTCGGCCCCGAGTCGGTCGAGGGCAGCTTCGAGAGCTACCTCGCCGCGGTCGCGGTCATGGACCGCGTCGCGGCGGTCCGGGAACCCTTCGACGCCGTCGTGCTCGCCGGTTTCGGCGAGCACGGCAAGGAAGGGCTGGCCGAGCTGTTCGGCGTGCCGGTCGTGGACATCACCGAGGCCGCCGCGCACGTGGCCGGGCTGCTCGGCCGCAACTACGCCGTGGTCACCTCGTTGCGGCGCACGCTGGGCCAGATCGAGGACCGGCTGCGCGTGGCGGGCCTGGCCGAGCGGTGCGTGTCGTTGCGCGCCACCGACCTGCCGGTGCTTGAGCTGGAGGCCGATCCCGATCTCGCGGCCAGGCGCATCGCCGAGCAGGCCGTGCAGGCCGTGGACGTCGACCGGGCCGACGTGATCTGCCTCGGCTGCGCGGGCATGGCCGGGCTGGCCGAGCACGTCGAGGAGGCGACCTCGGTACCGGTCGTCGACGGCGTGACCGCCGCGGTGGGACTCGCCGAGACGCTGGTGCGGCTGGGGTTGCGCAGCTCGCCCAGCGCCTACCCGGCGCCCCGCCGCAAGACGATCACGGGATGGCCGGTCACCGGTTCGCGGGCATAG
- a CDS encoding universal stress protein, which translates to MADKIVVGVDGSAESKAALRWALRQAELTGSRIVAMMAWDSPPIYGWEDAPSQDLNARAAETLGDALREVAPEGTTVEIEKQVANGHPAKALLEESEDADILVLGNRGHGGFTGVLLGSVSQYCIHHATCPVMVVRAPKT; encoded by the coding sequence ATGGCGGACAAGATCGTGGTGGGCGTGGACGGATCGGCCGAGTCCAAGGCCGCGCTGCGCTGGGCGCTGCGCCAGGCGGAGCTGACGGGCAGCCGCATCGTGGCGATGATGGCGTGGGACAGCCCGCCCATCTACGGCTGGGAGGACGCGCCCTCCCAGGACCTCAACGCCCGCGCCGCCGAGACCCTGGGAGACGCCCTGCGCGAGGTGGCGCCCGAGGGCACGACCGTCGAGATCGAGAAGCAGGTCGCCAACGGCCATCCCGCGAAGGCGCTGCTGGAGGAGTCCGAGGACGCCGACATCCTGGTGCTGGGCAACCGCGGGCACGGCGGCTTCACCGGAGTGCTGCTCGGGTCGGTGAGCCAGTACTGCATCCACCACGCCACCTGTCCGGTGATGGTGGTTCGCGCGCCCAAGACCTGA
- a CDS encoding AMP-binding protein: MHADQPKPPGAPVHQGTPGHQDTPGPEGTPFVVRFAELASAEPDRLALTCDDVSITRRGLESMSNRLARDLIARGVRHGDFVSIVVPNSIAFVVAELASWKAGAVPQPLSPKLPVSELREIIDLTEPALVIGDVGAEVAGGRALLPADHQPDPALDDGPLPAVVSPAWKAPTSGGSTGRPKVIVAGRPALVEETDLSADVFGIEHGGVVLVPSPVSHNAPNMSVALGLLRGNHVVLMRRFDAAQVLRLVERHRVSWLYVVSTTMGRIMRLPEEVRAAADLSSLRTVFHTAAPVPVWLKRAWIDWVGPIVRELYAGTEAQATTVITAPEWLAHPGSVGRVLRGEMQIRDADGRVLPPGREGKVWMRRAPDVEATYRLLGAQAHPDPDGWESLGDIGWFDEDGYLYLGDREADMILVGGANVYPAEIEAALGQHDAVVDSCVVGLPDDDLGNVPHAIVVTRRSVPEADLVRHLRSRLAPYRMPRSFEFVTTPLRDDAGKIRRSQLRTARLAGGTGPAAGPTTR; this comes from the coding sequence ATGCACGCGGATCAACCGAAGCCGCCAGGCGCACCCGTTCACCAGGGCACGCCCGGCCACCAGGACACGCCGGGTCCCGAGGGCACGCCGTTCGTCGTCCGGTTCGCCGAGCTGGCCTCCGCCGAACCCGACCGGCTCGCCCTGACCTGCGACGACGTGTCGATCACCAGGCGCGGCCTGGAGTCGATGTCGAACCGCCTGGCGCGCGACCTGATCGCGCGCGGAGTACGCCACGGCGACTTCGTGAGCATCGTCGTGCCCAACAGCATCGCGTTCGTGGTCGCCGAGCTGGCGTCGTGGAAGGCCGGTGCCGTCCCGCAGCCGCTGAGCCCGAAGCTGCCGGTCTCCGAGCTGCGCGAGATCATCGACCTCACCGAACCGGCACTGGTCATCGGCGACGTCGGCGCCGAGGTCGCGGGCGGACGGGCGCTTCTCCCGGCCGACCACCAGCCCGACCCCGCACTGGACGACGGCCCTCTGCCGGCCGTGGTCTCGCCCGCGTGGAAGGCCCCGACCTCCGGCGGCAGCACCGGACGGCCCAAGGTGATCGTCGCCGGCCGTCCGGCGCTGGTCGAGGAGACCGACCTGTCGGCCGACGTCTTCGGCATCGAGCACGGCGGCGTGGTGCTGGTCCCCTCGCCGGTGTCGCACAACGCGCCGAACATGAGCGTCGCGCTGGGGCTGCTGCGCGGCAACCACGTCGTGCTGATGCGCCGCTTCGACGCCGCGCAGGTGCTGCGCCTGGTCGAGCGGCACCGCGTGAGCTGGTTGTACGTGGTGTCGACGACCATGGGCCGGATCATGCGGCTGCCCGAGGAGGTGCGCGCCGCGGCCGACCTGTCCAGCCTGCGCACCGTCTTCCACACCGCGGCGCCGGTGCCGGTGTGGCTCAAGCGCGCGTGGATCGACTGGGTCGGCCCGATCGTGCGCGAGCTCTACGCGGGCACCGAGGCGCAGGCCACGACAGTGATCACCGCGCCGGAGTGGCTGGCCCACCCGGGCTCGGTCGGCCGCGTCCTGCGCGGTGAGATGCAGATCCGCGACGCCGACGGCCGGGTGCTGCCACCGGGCCGGGAGGGCAAGGTGTGGATGCGGCGCGCCCCGGACGTCGAGGCGACCTACCGGCTGCTCGGCGCACAGGCGCACCCCGACCCCGACGGCTGGGAGTCGCTGGGCGACATCGGCTGGTTCGACGAGGACGGCTACCTCTACCTCGGCGACCGCGAGGCGGACATGATCCTGGTCGGCGGGGCCAACGTGTACCCGGCCGAGATCGAGGCCGCGCTCGGCCAGCACGACGCGGTGGTGGACAGCTGCGTGGTCGGTCTGCCCGACGACGACCTGGGCAACGTGCCGCACGCCATCGTCGTCACCCGCCGGTCGGTGCCGGAGGCCGACCTGGTCCGGCACCTGCGGTCGCGGCTGGCGCCCTACCGCATGCCGCGCAGCTTCGAGTTCGTCACCACACCGTTGCGCGACGATGCGGGCAAGATCCGCCGATCGCAGCTCCGGACGGCGCGCCTGGCCGGAGGAACGGGACCAGCGGCCGGGCCGACCACGCGCTGA